The following DNA comes from Flavobacteriales bacterium.
GTTACCCACACGGTCCGTGAAGCGCTTATCCATGACCGCTTCGCTCGAAGCATCGAATGAATCGAGTTCCACCATTTCAGCATCCGCATCCTCCACCACGATGAGCTCATTGACGAACCAGGCATTGCCCAGGGCTCCTGGATTCCTGATAGCCCGTACTTGCCCGTCCTGCGTCTGCTGGATGACATACTTGGTATTGAGCATGTCTATCACCTCGGTATTTCCTGTAGCCAATTGCCGCTCGATCAAGTCCTGATACCTTCTCAGCTTGGCCCCATGATATCCGCCTATGGACTTGTGGTAATAGGAGGTGATACCATCCTGGTCTAGGCGTCTGGTGGTGTTATATACTCTGAAATAGGGATCGGGGTCCTGCAATATCTGCTGATCGGCCGGAGTGGCCTGTATGGCATTCTCAGTTCTGCGCTTGGACTGGAAGGCGTCTTCATCCAGATAGCGTCTATTCACACTCCACATGTCTGCCAGAATGATGACTCCGAGAATGATGAGTGCATAGCGCGTCTTGAGTTTATCTTTTATCAAAGTCCATAGCACGGCAGATCCAAGGAGGATGAGCAATAGACTTCGTAGAACATCTGCCTTGAAGATGGAAGAACGTGCCGCCACGATATCCGTCATCAATCGATCGACCTGATTCGCATTATAGCCTGCCCCTTCGAGTTGTTGAGCCAGGTTGACCTCTTCGCCTGTTTTGTAGAAATCGGTGAAGGTCCCCGGAGTGATATACATCAAGAGAAGAACAAGCGCTAAGCCGCCCGCACTTGCATACAGCATCTTGAGTTTCTTGGAGCTGTCTTCTTCCTTCAGTAAGCTATGAAGACCGAGCACAGCAAGGATGGGTAAAGCCAATTCAACAATGACAAGGGTCATGGAGACCGCTCTGAACTTGTTGTACGCGGGGACATTCTCCAAGAAGAAATCGGTCAGAGGCATGAAATTCTTCCCCCATGCCAGCATGAGTCCGAGCACAGTCGCGACAAGTAGCCCCCAGCGCATAGGACCTTTTGCCATGATCAGTCCCAATAGGGCAAGCAGGATTACAACGGCACCGGCATATACAGGACCCGAGGTGAAGGGTTGATCTCCCCAATAGCGATCTACTCCACGCGAGATGGTCTGTCGATTGGCTCTCGAGACTGCTTCTAGCGCACTTTTGTCATTCCCAATGGCACCGGATGCACCTCCTTTGAACTCAGGCACGAGCAGGGTCCAGGATTCCCCAATGCCATAACTCCAGGCCGTGGCATAGTCTTTATCCAGACCTGAAGTGTTGTTGTCAGAGGCTGCTTCAGAGAGTTCTGAAGGCCCGCGTATGGTGAATTCGGAATATTCCAGCGTGGAGAGATAGCGGGAGGCATTCATTCCAAAACCGATGGCACACGCTGCGATGAATAGGAGTGAGGCCTTGGCCAAGTGATTGAGTGCTCCCTGTCGAATGGCATCTACCAGAAAGAAGATTCCCAGACATAGGATGAGGATCCCCGTGTAGTACGTTATCTGAGGGTGATTACTGAAGAGCTGTAATCCAAAGGCCAGGGCAGTGATCACCGTACCCCAGAGATACCTGCGATGAACGAAGAGCAGAACGAAACCAGCTATGACCATGGGAGCATATCCGATGGCATATGCCTTGGAGGTGTGGCCTGCTTCTAGGATGATGAAGAAGTACGATGAGAAAGCATAGGCAACACTTCCCAGAATCCCCAGCAAAGGGTCCACTTTGAGGCTCACCATCAGGATGTAGAATCCGATGAGGTATAGGAAAAGGGTCCCCATACCTTGTTTCACGCCCAGTTTGAATACCGTATCGAGGCTCCGCAGGATCGGCTGCGCATGTCGCACACTGATCTGATAGGCCGGCATACCTCCGAACATCGAATTGGTCCAATAGGGTTCTTCTCCGGTATTCTCGCGATAGTCCTTGATCTCTTTGGACATCCCTTTGAAATTGACGATGTCGGACTGGAGCAATCGCTTGCCTTGTAGCTCTGG
Coding sequences within:
- a CDS encoding YfhO family protein → MNGIDFKTLRPHLIALGVFIALSAAYFAPELQGKRLLQSDIVNFKGMSKEIKDYRENTGEEPYWTNSMFGGMPAYQISVRHAQPILRSLDTVFKLGVKQGMGTLFLYLIGFYILMVSLKVDPLLGILGSVAYAFSSYFFIILEAGHTSKAYAIGYAPMVIAGFVLLFVHRRYLWGTVITALAFGLQLFSNHPQITYYTGILILCLGIFFLVDAIRQGALNHLAKASLLFIAACAIGFGMNASRYLSTLEYSEFTIRGPSELSEAASDNNTSGLDKDYATAWSYGIGESWTLLVPEFKGGASGAIGNDKSALEAVSRANRQTISRGVDRYWGDQPFTSGPVYAGAVVILLALLGLIMAKGPMRWGLLVATVLGLMLAWGKNFMPLTDFFLENVPAYNKFRAVSMTLVIVELALPILAVLGLHSLLKEEDSSKKLKMLYASAGGLALVLLLMYITPGTFTDFYKTGEEVNLAQQLEGAGYNANQVDRLMTDIVAARSSIFKADVLRSLLLILLGSAVLWTLIKDKLKTRYALIILGVIILADMWSVNRRYLDEDAFQSKRRTENAIQATPADQQILQDPDPYFRVYNTTRRLDQDGITSYYHKSIGGYHGAKLRRYQDLIERQLATGNTEVIDMLNTKYVIQQTQDGQVRAIRNPGALGNAWFVNELIVVEDADAEMVELDSFDASSEAVMDKRFTDRVGNTSWTVDSTATISLEVYEPNFLRFDFQSSTDAFVVFSDIYYQPGWTSTLDGQEKEHVRVNYVLRGMEVPAGEHTIEFSFEPPVIKKGNTINLASTIILVLLLGFGLFKTFRSKEEVPIDS